The following proteins are encoded in a genomic region of Acidobacteriota bacterium:
- a CDS encoding ATP-binding protein, with protein sequence MGTVHLVFGPQGAGKSTYARRLSDETRAVYFSIDDWMHQLYGPDLPKPLDFSWIMERVRRSEQRIWATASEVAGIGSDVVLDLGFMKVANRSEFVDLARAAELPVQLHFIDAPHDIRRSRVLARNSAKGETFSFEVTPAMFDFMESQFQRPTPAELSTATVVNSE encoded by the coding sequence ATGGGAACAGTCCACTTGGTCTTCGGACCCCAAGGTGCCGGGAAGTCGACCTACGCGCGTCGGCTCTCCGACGAGACTCGAGCGGTCTACTTTTCGATCGACGACTGGATGCATCAGCTCTACGGTCCGGACCTCCCAAAGCCTCTCGACTTTTCCTGGATCATGGAGAGGGTTCGGAGGTCTGAGCAGCGCATCTGGGCGACGGCCTCCGAGGTTGCAGGGATCGGAAGCGACGTGGTGTTGGATCTCGGATTCATGAAGGTCGCGAATCGCAGTGAATTCGTAGATCTGGCTCGAGCCGCTGAGCTTCCGGTCCAGTTACATTTCATTGATGCGCCTCACGATATTCGCAGAAGCCGTGTTCTCGCTCGAAACTCCGCCAAGGGCGAGACTTTCTCTTTCGAGGTCACGCCTGCCATGTTCGACTTCATGGAAAGTCAGTTTCAACGGCCGACTCCTGCCGAGCTCTCGACTGCGACAGTGGTGAATTCGGAGTAG
- a CDS encoding alpha/beta hydrolase — MRLLQLLVLALVLTPSLLAADRVPVAPGVELHYVEAGEGAPMVFVPGWTMTSDLFRAQIEAFSDNHRVLSFDPRSHGKSTKVGEGNTYAQHGRDLGALLDQLGLDEVVLIGWSSGCHDVLAYVREYGVAKLRGVVLVDEPPKAVGDPEAEWVYGDFDDYRGTLESLLYRRRESAEGLARWMTARDLEEEELRWVVDQSLATPTEAALSLMVDTMLLDYTAEARSLDGRVPVLFMVREGWVDTARAWIEKSIPAAQVEVLSSHAEHWERPREFNRKLRKFLDSIDLPSQWGGERSSRSGPPPAQSD; from the coding sequence ATGAGACTTCTGCAACTCCTCGTCCTAGCTCTCGTCCTCACGCCCTCTCTCCTTGCGGCCGACCGGGTGCCGGTGGCCCCCGGCGTCGAGCTTCACTATGTCGAGGCCGGCGAGGGGGCACCGATGGTCTTCGTTCCCGGCTGGACCATGACCAGTGACCTGTTCCGCGCCCAGATCGAGGCCTTCTCCGATAACCATCGGGTCTTGAGCTTCGATCCCCGCAGCCATGGCAAGAGCACCAAGGTTGGTGAGGGCAACACCTACGCCCAGCACGGCCGTGACCTCGGAGCTCTACTCGACCAGCTCGGGCTCGACGAGGTCGTTCTGATCGGCTGGTCTTCGGGTTGCCACGACGTGCTCGCTTATGTGCGGGAGTACGGTGTCGCCAAACTGCGCGGCGTGGTTCTCGTCGATGAGCCGCCGAAAGCCGTTGGCGACCCCGAGGCGGAGTGGGTCTATGGAGACTTCGACGACTATCGCGGGACCCTGGAGTCTCTCCTTTATCGTCGGCGAGAGTCCGCCGAAGGACTGGCGCGCTGGATGACGGCTCGGGATCTCGAAGAGGAGGAGCTACGCTGGGTGGTGGATCAATCTCTCGCCACGCCAACCGAGGCGGCGCTCTCGCTGATGGTCGATACGATGCTGCTCGACTACACAGCCGAAGCGCGCTCCCTCGACGGCCGGGTGCCGGTGCTCTTCATGGTGCGGGAGGGCTGGGTCGACACCGCCCGGGCCTGGATCGAGAAGAGTATTCCGGCGGCGCAAGTGGAAGTCCTGAGCTCCCATGCGGAGCATTGGGAGCGGCCGCGAGAATTCAACCGCAAGCTCAGGAAGTTCCTCGACAGCATCGATCTCCCCTCCCAATGGGGTGGGGAAAGATCGTCCCGGAGCGGACCGCCACCGGCTCAGTCCGATTGA